In Eublepharis macularius isolate TG4126 chromosome 4, MPM_Emac_v1.0, whole genome shotgun sequence, the following are encoded in one genomic region:
- the LOC129326870 gene encoding C-type lectin domain family 2 member B-like isoform X1: MDSHENEETFPTDSKSESVCLQEKSDDEKEPLKRTEQSTTSSLCRKKTIRMFIIIAILIGLHIFVVVMWFSVHKKSAAGPSPPSQCFLYIISCPKSWVGYEGRCYYFSDVEGTWDFAQRQCSSYNASLSSIDTPEEMDFLMRYKISADHWFGLRRQTVGESWKWTNDSIFNNWFTIRAKGFCAYLDDEGASSTRCDTERNWICTKPLHSVGMEKPPGPPTDISSFENCTVFTNL; the protein is encoded by the exons ATGGACAGCCATGAGAACGAAGAGACGTTTCCCACAGACAGTAAGTCTGAAAGTGTCTGCCTGCAAGAGAAGTCAGATGATGAGAAGGAGCCTCTTAAAAGAACAGAGCAAA GCACCACTTCTTCGCTTTGTAGGAAGAAAACAATTAGAATGTTTATTATCATTGCTATACTGATTGGCCTCCAcatctttgttgttgttatgtggttTTCAG TTCACAAAAAATCAGCAGCTGGCCCGTCACCACCTAGCCAATGCTTTTTATATATCATTTCATGCCCTAAAAGCTGGGTTGGGTATGAAGGAAGGTGCTACTATTTTTCCGACGTTGAAGGGACCTGGGACTTCGCCCAAAGGCAGTGCTCTTCCTACAATGCTTCACTATCTTCAATAGACACTCCGGAAGAAATG GATTTTCTAATGCGTTATAAGATTTCGGCCGATCACTGGTTTGGCCTCCGGAGACAGACGGTAGGAGAGTCATGGAAATGGACAAACGATTCCATCTTCAATAACTG GTTTACAATTAGAGCAAAAGGCTTTTGTGCTTACCTGGATGACGAAGGAGCCAGTTCAACACGATGCGACACAGAACGGAACTGGATATGCACCAAACCACTTCACAGTGTTGGCATGGAGAAGCCTCCGGGTCCTCCCACCGACATTTCATCATTTGAAAACTGCACGGTGTTTACCAATTTATGA
- the LOC129326870 gene encoding C-type lectin domain family 2 member B-like isoform X2, translated as MDSHENEETFPTDSTTSSLCRKKTIRMFIIIAILIGLHIFVVVMWFSVHKKSAAGPSPPSQCFLYIISCPKSWVGYEGRCYYFSDVEGTWDFAQRQCSSYNASLSSIDTPEEMDFLMRYKISADHWFGLRRQTVGESWKWTNDSIFNNWFTIRAKGFCAYLDDEGASSTRCDTERNWICTKPLHSVGMEKPPGPPTDISSFENCTVFTNL; from the exons ATGGACAGCCATGAGAACGAAGAGACGTTTCCCACAGACA GCACCACTTCTTCGCTTTGTAGGAAGAAAACAATTAGAATGTTTATTATCATTGCTATACTGATTGGCCTCCAcatctttgttgttgttatgtggttTTCAG TTCACAAAAAATCAGCAGCTGGCCCGTCACCACCTAGCCAATGCTTTTTATATATCATTTCATGCCCTAAAAGCTGGGTTGGGTATGAAGGAAGGTGCTACTATTTTTCCGACGTTGAAGGGACCTGGGACTTCGCCCAAAGGCAGTGCTCTTCCTACAATGCTTCACTATCTTCAATAGACACTCCGGAAGAAATG GATTTTCTAATGCGTTATAAGATTTCGGCCGATCACTGGTTTGGCCTCCGGAGACAGACGGTAGGAGAGTCATGGAAATGGACAAACGATTCCATCTTCAATAACTG GTTTACAATTAGAGCAAAAGGCTTTTGTGCTTACCTGGATGACGAAGGAGCCAGTTCAACACGATGCGACACAGAACGGAACTGGATATGCACCAAACCACTTCACAGTGTTGGCATGGAGAAGCCTCCGGGTCCTCCCACCGACATTTCATCATTTGAAAACTGCACGGTGTTTACCAATTTATGA